Genomic window (Acinonyx jubatus isolate Ajub_Pintada_27869175 chromosome B1, VMU_Ajub_asm_v1.0, whole genome shotgun sequence):
CGTAGGCGAAGTCCTCCACTGTGTCCACGCGGACGCTGGCCACCCTGCCGATGACGCCCAGGATGAGACGCTTGTTGGAGACCACCTTCTGGGTGAGCCGCTTGTCGTCGGTCAGGGCCAAGAGGATGTCGGGCATCATGTGGGCGACACGGTTGTCGCCCAGGTAGATGCCGTAGTGGGTCAGGTGGGTCCGCGGCACCTCCAGCACGTCGCCGCGCAGGAAACGGCTGATCTCATAGAAACTGTTCCTCGCCTTGTTTTCGCTCTGGGCGCCGGAACTGAAGAGCTTGAAGTTGGAGATGAGGAGCAGCTTCTCCAGCAATAGGGACAGTGCCTCCAGCATTGGGTTCTTCATCCTGCAGGGAAAAGggagtgctgggggtggggtgggccgaGGCAGGGGCGACCGCCGCCGCTCCGGCACCGGCA
Coding sequences:
- the LRAT gene encoding lecithin retinol acyltransferase, with the protein product MKNPMLEALSLLLEKLLLISNFKLFSSGAQSENKARNSFYEISRFLRGDVLEVPRTHLTHYGIYLGDNRVAHMMPDILLALTDDKRLTQKVVSNKRLILGVIGRVASVRVDTVEDFAYGADILVNHLDKSLKRKALLNEEVAQRAEKLLGLTSYSLLWNNCEHFVTYCRFGTPISPQADKFCENVKIIIRDQRSVLASAILGLASIVCLGLASYTTLPAIFIPFFLWMAG